From a region of the Macrobrachium nipponense isolate FS-2020 chromosome 3, ASM1510439v2, whole genome shotgun sequence genome:
- the LOC135222355 gene encoding uncharacterized protein LOC135222355 — MSDSGIVYRVCSKGGCRVRIPKASLDPHTLCVNCMGRICTFEDRCDECLILDDKEWKELDRYVRKLERDRIRRTKSSLSRSSTSQEVVDNPIVPSPAPSQGHLVEVSAPDPVSESGAKDSTFAGIQAVLEKMGQQIASLTEQGNRTWTVVSALSAGTKVSVSEKLSVSASVVEDASDRSCRAPRPRPLTSSRTHGRRKVESLREARGSSIRSGVPSSKPIDASQVASDNRRKGLSSVFGSSSDDVSSRRGWRHSTSSRPLKRKLLRDSEVSSEEQLLGCSHWSSPERFSSSEASPAKQSRAALSMNAPLPPSTWEELPRKLPTERPQEVLDRSSPPAAVRAGESDELPSTSRGNEAKDMLQGMQQQLSALMEKLQEPKRQHDAPGFMKTSQSVSAKKSADKHDASDTLGRDASERDASAHRSKERDASTRRNKERDASACERDVRDANARKHDAPVDHGVKERIETRGEADDVPALALPTSSDVERDRERPSEMLEVVSEEETKEQVPPSDYKTLMLLFQELFETDFKPAAPRSPRLSSFVEGCRIRLLLRGWSFPFQPRKLSRG, encoded by the coding sequence ATGTCGGACTCGGGAATTGTTTATCGAGTCTGCAGTAAAGGGGGGTGTAGGGTTAGAATTCCCAAAGCTTCTCTTGATCCTCACACACTTTGTGTGAATTGTATGGGTAGAATTTGCACTTTTGAGGATAGATGTGATGAGTGCTTGATTTTGGATGATAAGGAGTGGAAGGAGTTGGACAGGTATGTCCGTAAGCTCGAGAGAGATAGGATTAGAAGAACTAAGAGTTCCCTTTCCCGTTCATCTACAAGTCAGGAAGTGGTAGATAACCCCATAGTTCCTTCCCCTGCTCCTTCTCAAGGTCATTTAGTAGAGGTATCAGCTCCCGATCCTGTCTCCGAGTCGGGGGCTAAGGACTCAACCTTTGCAGGTATTCAAGCAGTTCTTGAAAAAATGGGACAACAGATTGCCTCTCTTACTGAGCAAGGCAATCGCACCTGGACTGTTGTAAGTGCCCTGAGTGCAGGTACTAAAGTCAGTGTAAGTGAAAAGTTAAGTGTTAGTGCCAGTGTAGTGGAGGATGCGTCCGATCGGTCCTGTCGCGCTCCTAGACCCAGACCTCTTACAAGCTCCCGGACCCATGGGAGACGTAAAGTCGAAAGtctaagggaggcgagaggctctAGTATCCGGTCGGGCGTGCCCTCAAGCAAACCTATTGACGCTTCCCAGGTTGCTTCAGACAACCGTAGAAAAGGCTTGTCGAGTGTTTTTGGCTCGTCATCCGATGACGTCTCCTCGCGTCGAGGATGGCGACACTCTACGTCttctcgtcctctcaagaggaagTTACTTCGTGATAGTGAGGTCTCGTCAGAGGAGCAACTGCTGGGCTGCAGTCACTGGAGTTCTCCGGAGAGGTTTTCATCATCAGAAGCCTCGCCAGCTAAACAGAGCAGGGCAGCTCTTTCGATGAACGCTCCTCTTCCACCATCGACTTGGGAGGAATTACCAAGGAAGCTTCCTACCGAGCGTCCTCAGGAAGTCTTAGATAGATCTTCTCCTCCGGCTGCGGTTCGTGCGGGCGAATCTGACGAGTTACCTTCGACCTCGAGGGGCAATGAAGCCAAGGATATGCTGCAAGGCATGCAACAGCAGCTGTCAGCCCTAATGGAAAAGCTGCAAGAACCGAAGCGTCAGCATGACGCCCCAGGATTTATGAAGACTTCGCAAAGCGTCAGTGCCAAGAAGAGTGCAGACAAGCATGACGCTTCCGATACACTCGGACGTGACGCTTCCGAGCGTGACGCCAGCGCACATAGGAGCAAAGAGCGTGACGCCAGCACGCGTAGGAACAaagagcgtgacgccagcgcgTGTGAAAGAGATGTACGTGACGCCAACGCTCGTAAGCATGACGCCCCGGTGGATCATGGTGTCAAGGAGCGCATCGAGACCAGAGGAGAAGCAGATGACGTTCCTGCTTTGGCTTTGCCTACTTCATCCGATGTGGAACGGGACAGAGAGAGACCTTCGGAGATGTTGGAAGTAGTTTCTGAAGAGGAGACGAAAGAGCAAGTTCCTCCTTCCGACTATAAGACCCTTATGCTTCTGTTTCAAGAGCTTTTTGAAACAGATTTCAAGCCCGCAGCGCCTCGTTCTCCCCGTCTCAGTTCCTTTGTGGAAGGATGCAGAATAAGACTGCTTTTACGAGGATGGTCCTTTCCATTTCAGCCAAGAAAGCTCTCGCGAGGATGA